The genomic interval GCAAACGACATTTACGACCATTCATCAAAAATTCGGAATCGCCATTTCGATATAAACGTCGGGTAATAACAACTTCTTCATTCTCATCTTGTCCTTGCAAGTAATGATCAGAGTTGTCAAAATGAGCAATAACCTCAGCATAATTAAGAGCACGTCTTTTTTCAGTTCCAGCAAAAATAACATCGGGCATTTTCCCACCACGAAGTGCTTTAGCCGATTGCTCGCCCAAAACCCAGCGCAATGCTTCAACAATATTTGATTTCCCAGAACCATTTGGACCGACAACTGCGGTTATCCCTTTATCAAATTCAACTTTAGTCTTATCGGCAAAAGATTTGAAGCCGACAATTTCCATTTTTTTAAGATACATGGTTTTGCCCTTTTATTGCATTTTCTGCTGCTTTTTGTTCTGCAACTTTTTTAGATTTTCCAAGCCCTCGTCCGAGTTCTTTACCATTGTTAAAAACCGCGGCCACAAAGGAACGGTCATGAGCTGGCCCTTCTTCTTTCAGAATCTTGTAGCTAATCGTTGTTTCTCCACCAATTTGTAACACTTCTTGAAGTTCTGTTTTATAGTCAATCACTTTAACATAGTCATCATTTTTAACGTGAGGAATGACTACATGTTGGATAAATTTACGAACTTCAGCCATTCCTTGGTCAATAAAAAGCGCACCTAAAAAAGCCTCAAAAAGGTTCTCTAGTGTTGTTTCGCGGTCACGACCGCCCATTTTTTCTTCACCATGACCTAATCGCAAGAACTCACCAAAACCGCATGAGCGTGAAAAATTAGCAAGTGATTCTGTCCGAACAATGCTTGAGCGCATTTTGGAAAGTTCTCCCTCTAATTTCTCAGGATAAGTCCGATAAAGATAATCAGAAATAACCAAAGATAGGGCAACGTCTCCCAAAAATTCCAAACGTTCATTGTTTGCAATCTTTGGGAGCCGTTCTTCATTTGTAAATGAAGAGTGTGTAAAAGCTGTTTTTAATAAATCTTCATCATTGAAGACTAATCCGTAATCATTTTTTAATTTTTTTTGAAGCTTGAGCATAAAAATCTCCTTCACTTAAAACTTCTCTTAATTTTTAGTTTTATCCCTTATTATACCAAAAAAAACGTTTTTTGTATGCCTTTCCCTGTGGAACGGGACTTTTGCGCCATAAAAAAGAGAAAAAACATTAAATCTGGGCTATTCCCCCTTAATTAACGTTTTTTCTCTTTTTTATATTTTAGGAATAAATAAATCCCCTAAAGTAGCCGCCATGACTGCTTTTATGGTATGCATTCGATTTTCAGCTTGTTCAAAAACGACCGAATTATTTGAATTAAAAACTTCATCAGTAACCTCTAATTCATTAAGGTTATAATTTTCCTTAATTTCTTTCATCACTTCTGTGTTTAAATCATGAAAGCTGGGTAAACAATGCATAAAAATAAAGTTTTTATTAATAATTTTTTCAACAACTTTTTGATTAATTTGATAGGATTTCAATAATTTAATTCGCTTGGCTGTTTGAGCTTCCTCACCCATACTGACCCAAACATCAGTATAAACAATATCAGCATTTTCAAGTCCATTTAAATCTGTTCGGATACTTATTTTACTGCGACTTTTCATGGCATATTTACGTGCCAGTTTTTGTATTTCTAAAGCGGGTTGCAAGGACTCGGGCGAAA from Lactococcus lactis carries:
- the rnc gene encoding ribonuclease III; this translates as MLKLQKKLKNDYGLVFNDEDLLKTAFTHSSFTNEERLPKIANNERLEFLGDVALSLVISDYLYRTYPEKLEGELSKMRSSIVRTESLANFSRSCGFGEFLRLGHGEEKMGGRDRETTLENLFEAFLGALFIDQGMAEVRKFIQHVVIPHVKNDDYVKVIDYKTELQEVLQIGGETTISYKILKEEGPAHDRSFVAAVFNNGKELGRGLGKSKKVAEQKAAENAIKGQNHVS